One Candidatus Nitrososphaera evergladensis SR1 genomic window carries:
- a CDS encoding DNA replication complex GINS family protein, producing the protein MADSPAADSRIEAIQDAYHVGYMNEEVRISYKRDVKLAVGAVAIDAKEGDMSSLPRWVAKILSEQGAIEIQSNDIAGYISRTLNRERIARPHDLSGIDIDFYVRVNDHLDTLRERERENLAVSLNTFVASRLEKIVKLAAASPLSAELEGRLAAEEKELYRTIHEASTKFKRGVLKKFG; encoded by the coding sequence ATGGCCGATTCGCCAGCCGCCGACAGCAGGATTGAAGCTATACAGGACGCCTACCACGTCGGCTACATGAACGAGGAAGTTCGGATATCCTACAAGCGGGACGTCAAGCTGGCAGTGGGCGCAGTGGCAATCGACGCCAAAGAGGGCGACATGTCTTCGCTTCCGCGCTGGGTAGCAAAGATCCTTTCAGAGCAGGGCGCAATAGAGATCCAGTCAAACGACATCGCCGGCTATATTTCAAGGACCCTGAACAGAGAGCGCATTGCAAGGCCGCACGACCTGTCGGGCATCGACATTGACTTTTACGTGCGGGTAAACGACCACCTTGACACGCTGAGGGAGCGAGAGCGCGAAAATCTGGCGGTATCGCTAAACACGTTTGTCGCGTCGCGGCTTGAAAAGATCGTGAAACTTGCAGCCGCTTCGCCCCTGTCGGCAGAGCTGGAAGGAAGGCTGGCGGCGGAGGAAAAAGAGCTGTACCGCACCATACACGAGGCGTCGACGAAATTCAAGAGAGGTGTTTTGAAAAAGTTTGGCTGA
- a CDS encoding P-II family nitrogen regulator — protein sequence MKRIEAIIASEKVNAVNEALKKAGVGGATILDAKGRGKGEKPRVAGGRGTSAHLAEFSVRANVITVVDDGDVDRVIKAILDAASTGSAGDGKIFVSSVGEAVDIGSKKRSQSGMV from the coding sequence ATGAAGCGTATAGAGGCAATCATCGCCAGCGAAAAGGTCAACGCCGTGAACGAGGCGCTCAAGAAGGCGGGAGTGGGCGGCGCTACTATTCTCGACGCAAAGGGAAGAGGCAAGGGCGAAAAGCCAAGGGTGGCAGGTGGCAGGGGAACCTCTGCACACCTTGCAGAATTCTCAGTTAGAGCTAACGTCATTACGGTGGTAGACGACGGCGATGTCGACAGGGTAATCAAGGCGATACTCGATGCCGCAAGCACGGGCTCGGCAGGCGACGGCAAGATATTCGTCTCGTCCGTGGGCGAAGCAGTCGACATTGGCTCTAAAAAGCGCAGCCAGTCCGGCATGGTCTAG
- a CDS encoding UDP-N-acetylglucosamine-1-phosphate transferase, translating into MIAAVGYEALAYAAIVSAISFLAVYFLTPLAIRSLVAKGSVVQDYHKPGKPSVPRPAGPVLMIGIAAAELVLFAVTTNYAVLAILAATVIAFVVGYVDDKKVMPGWFKPVALIAAAVPIIVLGAHANSLNLVFGSAFIPLLYIPLILVIIPIAGNTVNSIDVLNGVASGFVAIATVPLLAAIAIFGSLDVFLAGLPLFFASIAFFKFHKYPSKIFPGDSGTLLLGAMYGALAIAGRAEIIGVVALLPAVVNSFLFLSSVKRIVEHRQVKARPVALLDDYKLAPSLDKAAPATLVRLILADGPLSEKEVAQKIFWLSMFSALLAFATIAIQYYFLMVVVK; encoded by the coding sequence GTGATTGCTGCAGTTGGCTATGAGGCGCTTGCGTACGCCGCAATAGTATCTGCAATATCATTTCTTGCGGTGTATTTCCTGACGCCTCTTGCGATAAGGTCGCTTGTGGCAAAAGGGAGCGTGGTGCAGGACTACCACAAGCCCGGCAAGCCATCTGTGCCCCGCCCCGCCGGGCCGGTGCTGATGATAGGCATCGCTGCGGCAGAGCTCGTGCTCTTTGCAGTCACTACAAACTATGCGGTCCTTGCCATCCTTGCCGCAACCGTGATAGCGTTTGTAGTAGGCTATGTCGACGACAAGAAGGTCATGCCCGGCTGGTTCAAGCCCGTGGCGCTCATCGCAGCCGCCGTGCCGATAATCGTGCTTGGCGCGCACGCCAACAGCCTGAACCTTGTTTTTGGCAGCGCGTTCATACCGCTGCTATACATCCCGCTGATACTCGTCATAATTCCCATAGCGGGCAACACCGTCAATTCCATCGACGTCCTAAACGGCGTGGCAAGCGGGTTCGTTGCAATAGCCACGGTGCCTCTCCTTGCGGCAATTGCGATTTTTGGGAGTTTAGACGTCTTCCTTGCCGGGCTTCCACTTTTCTTTGCATCGATAGCGTTTTTCAAGTTCCACAAGTATCCAAGCAAGATATTCCCTGGCGACTCTGGGACGCTCCTCCTTGGCGCCATGTACGGCGCCCTTGCCATAGCCGGCAGGGCCGAGATAATAGGCGTGGTCGCCCTCCTACCGGCGGTGGTCAACTCGTTCCTATTCCTCTCTAGCGTCAAGCGCATAGTGGAGCACCGGCAGGTAAAGGCCCGGCCGGTTGCGCTCCTTGACGACTACAAGCTTGCCCCCTCACTAGACAAGGCGGCCCCGGCGACGCTGGTGCGCCTCATACTTGCAGACGGGCCGCTTTCCGAGAAAGAGGTGGCGCAAAAGATATTCTGGCTCTCAATGTTTTCTGCTCTCCTTGCGTTTGCCACGATTGCAATCCAGTACTACTTTCTCATGGTGGTCGTGAAATAA
- a CDS encoding minichromosome maintenance protein MCM, whose amino-acid sequence MAEQQQATSAALADNLKEFLQAFKDREGNYRYFDRINNMMASGAQSLVVDYIDFDSYNPDLAKQLTHKPDEMLGAFNEAALAILREIHHDYEQEIHDRIKVRIGNYTVQKGLRDINADLIDKLVSVSGMVVRSSEVKPLAKKVAYKCTNCNAVTEATLKGLVLKKPSKCIACGEKELDMDPENSIFIDFQMVRLQELPEDLPAGQLPHYVEVTVMGDLVDQCRPGDRIMLTGIIRIEQEQMAPQAKTSLFRLRMEGNNIEYLGGRAGSKDTRTVERIAISTEDERQIQTIGSKPDAYEKLVASFAPHIYGQEVIKESILLLIVGSVTKKLEDGSTRRGDINVLLVGDPGTAKSEMLKFAAKIAPRGLYTSGRGSTAAGLTAAVIRDKSGIMMLEAGAVVLGDQGLVCIDEFDKIKPEDRSALHEVMEQQTCSVAKGGIVATLNARTSILSAANPMYGKYDPYKNITENVNLPVPLLTRFDLIFIVRDIPEKDKDNLIASHILEIHKDVTHAAKPAIDIDLFSKYLTYAKRIEPGLTSEAIDIIRSYYMDMRKAESEGMITVTPRQLEGLVRLATARARLLLKDRVDADDAKRAIYLVDQMLKTAGVDVNTGKMDVGVLYGKPQSEVSKQKLFMEVFNGLSGPDNNEVEDKNLVAELVKTGRFTDEEARSQISKFNREGRIYERRPGFWAKA is encoded by the coding sequence TTGGCTGAGCAACAGCAGGCAACGTCTGCCGCTCTTGCAGACAACCTCAAAGAGTTCCTGCAGGCGTTCAAGGACAGGGAAGGTAACTACCGCTATTTCGATCGCATAAACAACATGATGGCGTCCGGCGCCCAGTCGCTTGTAGTCGACTACATCGACTTTGACTCGTACAACCCCGACCTGGCAAAGCAGCTGACGCACAAGCCTGACGAGATGCTTGGGGCGTTCAATGAAGCCGCGCTTGCAATCCTGCGCGAGATACACCACGACTACGAGCAGGAAATCCACGACAGGATAAAGGTCAGGATAGGCAACTATACGGTCCAGAAAGGGCTCCGGGACATAAACGCCGACCTTATCGACAAACTCGTGAGCGTGTCTGGGATGGTCGTGCGCTCGTCTGAGGTCAAGCCGCTTGCAAAAAAGGTGGCCTACAAGTGCACAAACTGCAACGCCGTCACTGAAGCGACGCTAAAGGGCCTCGTGCTGAAAAAGCCTTCAAAATGCATTGCGTGCGGCGAAAAAGAACTCGACATGGACCCGGAAAACAGCATATTCATCGACTTCCAGATGGTGCGCCTGCAAGAGCTTCCAGAAGATTTGCCCGCAGGGCAGCTGCCGCACTATGTCGAAGTCACCGTGATGGGCGACCTCGTGGACCAGTGCAGGCCCGGCGACAGGATAATGCTGACAGGCATCATACGCATCGAGCAGGAGCAGATGGCTCCGCAGGCCAAGACCAGCCTCTTCCGCCTGCGCATGGAAGGAAACAACATCGAGTACCTGGGAGGCAGGGCGGGGAGTAAGGACACCCGTACGGTGGAAAGGATAGCGATAAGCACCGAAGATGAACGCCAGATACAGACTATAGGCAGCAAGCCTGACGCCTATGAAAAACTGGTCGCGTCTTTTGCGCCGCACATCTACGGGCAGGAAGTCATCAAAGAATCCATTCTGCTTTTGATAGTCGGCTCTGTCACCAAAAAACTGGAAGACGGCTCGACCCGCAGGGGAGACATCAACGTGCTCCTTGTCGGGGATCCTGGAACTGCAAAATCAGAGATGTTAAAGTTTGCCGCAAAAATCGCTCCCAGAGGACTGTATACGTCGGGCAGAGGTTCTACCGCTGCCGGACTCACAGCTGCTGTTATCCGAGACAAGTCCGGGATAATGATGCTTGAGGCAGGCGCAGTCGTTTTGGGCGACCAGGGCCTCGTATGCATCGACGAGTTTGACAAGATAAAGCCCGAAGACCGCTCGGCGCTGCACGAGGTTATGGAGCAGCAGACCTGCTCGGTCGCAAAGGGTGGTATCGTTGCAACGCTGAACGCAAGGACGTCGATACTTTCAGCCGCAAACCCGATGTACGGCAAGTACGACCCGTACAAGAACATCACGGAAAACGTGAACCTGCCTGTGCCGCTGTTGACAAGGTTTGACCTGATATTCATAGTCCGGGACATACCGGAAAAAGACAAGGACAACCTGATTGCAAGCCACATACTTGAAATCCACAAGGACGTTACGCACGCGGCCAAGCCCGCAATTGACATCGACCTGTTTTCAAAGTATTTGACGTACGCAAAGCGCATAGAGCCGGGGCTCACCTCTGAGGCCATAGACATCATCAGAAGCTACTACATGGACATGAGAAAAGCCGAGTCGGAGGGCATGATCACGGTCACTCCGAGGCAGCTTGAAGGTCTGGTAAGGCTTGCCACCGCTCGCGCAAGGCTGCTTCTCAAGGACAGGGTGGACGCAGACGACGCCAAGCGCGCGATTTACCTTGTCGACCAGATGCTAAAGACCGCCGGAGTTGACGTCAACACCGGCAAGATGGACGTCGGCGTCCTGTACGGCAAGCCGCAGAGCGAGGTGTCAAAGCAGAAACTGTTCATGGAGGTGTTCAACGGCCTGTCCGGCCCGGACAACAACGAGGTTGAGGACAAGAACCTCGTGGCCGAGCTTGTGAAAACAGGCAGGTTCACCGACGAGGAGGCAAGGTCGCAGATAAGCAAGTTCAACCGCGAAGGCAGGATATACGAAAGAAGGCCGGGGTTCTGGGCCAAAGCCTAG
- a CDS encoding replication factor C small subunit yields the protein MSVTTKKSDLANLMWTEKYRPQKLDEVVDQKDIIKGISNLIKGRDLPHMLFSGPAGVGKTTAALCIVKELFGESWRDNVLQLNASDERGIKMVREKVKEFTRWGSPTGEQETKELFKIIILDEADEMTSEAQTALRRMMEDGARTTRFIIICNYLSQIIEPIQSRCVVFRFTRLPREAVLEHMEEIAKKEGAKYDEKALVHIYDATGGDMRHSINIMQAAAGMGAINSANVTSAIGLSGRSKVGDVVKLALAGKFNEARAKLLELTQVYGMSEGDFMKYASQEAYEMKLENPGEFAEIMAEYDYRLASGAHPEIQMAALLAQLGKLGGSSSSSKKD from the coding sequence TTGTCAGTAACAACAAAAAAGAGCGACCTTGCCAACCTGATGTGGACAGAGAAATACAGGCCGCAAAAGCTGGATGAAGTTGTCGATCAAAAGGACATTATCAAGGGCATTTCAAACCTCATCAAAGGACGCGATCTTCCGCACATGCTGTTTTCCGGTCCTGCCGGCGTGGGCAAGACCACAGCCGCGCTCTGTATAGTAAAGGAACTGTTTGGAGAAAGCTGGAGGGACAACGTGCTCCAGCTCAACGCGTCTGACGAGCGTGGCATAAAGATGGTGCGCGAAAAAGTCAAAGAGTTTACGAGGTGGGGCTCCCCAACAGGCGAGCAAGAAACAAAAGAGCTCTTCAAGATAATAATCCTGGACGAGGCCGACGAGATGACGTCAGAGGCGCAGACTGCTCTGCGCAGGATGATGGAAGACGGCGCAAGGACGACGCGCTTTATCATTATTTGCAACTATTTGTCGCAGATAATCGAGCCCATACAGAGCAGGTGCGTCGTTTTCAGGTTCACGCGCCTGCCAAGGGAAGCCGTGCTTGAGCACATGGAAGAGATTGCCAAAAAAGAAGGGGCGAAGTATGACGAAAAGGCACTTGTACACATCTACGACGCCACCGGAGGTGACATGCGCCACTCGATAAACATCATGCAGGCAGCCGCAGGCATGGGCGCGATAAACTCTGCCAACGTGACTTCTGCCATAGGGCTTTCAGGCAGGTCCAAGGTGGGCGACGTGGTAAAGCTTGCCCTTGCCGGCAAGTTCAACGAGGCCCGCGCAAAACTGCTGGAACTGACGCAGGTGTACGGCATGTCTGAAGGTGACTTTATGAAGTATGCAAGCCAGGAGGCGTACGAAATGAAGCTGGAAAACCCCGGCGAGTTTGCAGAGATTATGGCAGAATACGACTATAGGCTTGCATCGGGCGCGCACCCCGAGATACAGATGGCCGCGCTCTTGGCGCAGCTGGGAAAACTTGGCGGCAGCAGTAGCAGTAGCAAGAAAGATTAG
- a CDS encoding DNA double-strand break repair nuclease NurA, producing the protein MATQLNPPASISLGDFGIMESVSKCLTPKLDELRGKKILFSSDDKTLVPAEGWGARPSSYCATTITTFRPIRESTMVAAIDSSSIKLAETEEGALYAIKCGIAMAYGGAALMHFKIGPMLFYLSESTVFDSELDDRLARLVLADSDIARRLVRVRAERAIQHELSSHLHNAIILVDGSLRTSVFEDRNRSMAKIAENCVLHKNLIAGISKNTKLKILERAAAPLAKVPGPAYIEVDVIIKSLVRGSVGNNLMAKLDKSTPVLRVDIVGDKNQALGRLLGNDPIACGYPETLRLAHHISTFTNTEVTCLRSHVLNSYDVTELAADDIRHTLLGSIMV; encoded by the coding sequence ATGGCCACGCAATTAAATCCGCCTGCAAGCATCAGCCTCGGCGACTTTGGAATCATGGAATCGGTGAGCAAGTGCCTCACGCCCAAACTGGACGAGTTGAGAGGAAAAAAGATCCTCTTTAGTTCTGACGACAAGACCCTCGTGCCCGCTGAAGGGTGGGGCGCAAGACCTTCCAGCTATTGCGCAACAACAATAACCACTTTCAGGCCCATCCGCGAAAGCACGATGGTTGCCGCCATCGATTCAAGCAGCATCAAGCTGGCCGAGACGGAGGAGGGCGCGCTGTACGCGATAAAGTGCGGCATTGCGATGGCCTATGGCGGAGCGGCGCTTATGCACTTCAAGATTGGCCCGATGTTGTTCTACCTGAGCGAGAGCACGGTGTTTGACTCGGAGCTTGACGACAGGCTGGCAAGGCTGGTTCTTGCAGACAGCGACATCGCCCGGCGCCTCGTGCGGGTCAGGGCCGAGCGCGCAATACAGCACGAGCTATCGTCTCATCTGCACAACGCCATAATCCTGGTGGACGGGTCGCTTCGCACCTCGGTGTTTGAGGACAGAAACCGCAGCATGGCAAAAATCGCGGAAAACTGCGTGCTCCACAAGAACCTCATTGCAGGCATCAGCAAGAACACGAAACTAAAGATACTTGAAAGGGCGGCGGCGCCTCTTGCCAAGGTGCCGGGGCCGGCGTATATTGAGGTAGACGTCATCATAAAGAGCCTGGTCAGGGGCTCCGTTGGAAACAACCTGATGGCAAAACTCGACAAGAGCACGCCTGTTCTGAGGGTCGACATAGTGGGCGACAAGAACCAGGCACTTGGCAGGCTGCTTGGCAACGACCCTATTGCGTGCGGCTACCCTGAAACGCTTAGGCTTGCGCACCACATCTCTACCTTTACAAACACGGAGGTGACGTGCCTGCGCAGCCACGTGCTCAACAGCTATGACGTGACAGAGCTTGCCGCCGACGACATCAGGCACACGCTCTTGGGGTCGATAATGGTATGA
- a CDS encoding ATP-binding protein produces MKILSKNGNELLLLAMKDDSAAKGDYLLIEDRGRSMVVQVYDEEYLSSQALVEDIVKEEVVNATSAENLHDPLNIGSLSRLVRDARIFKAKIRAAVADGRLASDVTWLPSRVESRIRRLKAKELDALLGRSGVYPIPLGRAGDNEDFEIFAEDLDGKLTIITGKKESGKSHLSKLLVKTLVQHGAFVVVFDLNNEYSGLRWNRDGTPSQVHDRVMVLEPGKGLQFSLDYCGKAAVAGMLKNALDIPAASMREFFRIWDWLENKRTLGIEAIGNAINTWNINELVRDALVSRYHSIQQSRLFTDNGNAGFRFEEAMKSGGAAMVINMGESSGTTRRMTVELVLSKIVDLLERKAIPPIFLFAEEAHLYIRETYWEDLITRMRHFGVYTTFVTNQPDAINDGIYRQVDNIFLFNFTNDSDLDKIAKVSLADSDTIRSIVRTLPQRQCLAIGKAVCDLPVVVKVAAAEVLALGETKRFFKK; encoded by the coding sequence ATGAAGATCCTGTCAAAGAACGGCAACGAGCTGTTGCTGCTTGCGATGAAGGACGACAGCGCGGCAAAGGGCGACTATTTGCTCATCGAGGACAGGGGAAGGAGCATGGTGGTGCAGGTTTATGACGAAGAATATTTGTCGTCGCAGGCACTGGTCGAGGACATTGTCAAAGAAGAGGTAGTAAACGCGACAAGCGCCGAGAATCTGCACGACCCGCTCAACATAGGCTCGCTCTCGCGTTTAGTCAGGGACGCAAGGATATTCAAGGCCAAAATAAGGGCGGCAGTTGCCGACGGCAGGCTGGCAAGCGACGTGACGTGGCTTCCTTCGCGGGTAGAGTCGCGCATACGCAGGCTAAAGGCAAAAGAGCTTGACGCGCTCCTTGGCAGGTCAGGCGTCTATCCCATCCCGCTTGGGCGGGCCGGCGACAACGAGGATTTCGAGATATTTGCAGAGGACCTTGACGGCAAGCTGACCATAATAACGGGCAAAAAAGAGTCTGGCAAGTCGCACCTGTCAAAACTGCTCGTAAAAACGCTCGTGCAGCATGGCGCCTTTGTGGTGGTGTTTGACCTCAACAACGAGTACAGCGGCCTGCGGTGGAACCGCGACGGCACGCCCTCTCAGGTGCACGACAGGGTGATGGTTCTGGAACCAGGCAAGGGATTGCAGTTTTCGCTTGACTACTGCGGAAAAGCCGCGGTGGCCGGCATGTTGAAAAACGCGCTTGACATCCCGGCCGCTTCGATGCGCGAGTTTTTCCGGATTTGGGACTGGCTTGAGAACAAGCGCACGCTTGGCATCGAGGCAATTGGAAATGCCATAAATACGTGGAACATCAACGAGCTTGTGCGCGATGCGCTTGTTTCAAGGTATCATTCAATACAGCAGTCGCGCCTGTTCACCGACAACGGCAATGCGGGCTTTCGTTTTGAGGAAGCCATGAAGTCAGGCGGCGCGGCAATGGTGATAAACATGGGCGAGTCGTCGGGAACCACGCGCCGGATGACGGTTGAACTCGTGCTGAGCAAAATAGTAGACCTGCTAGAGAGAAAGGCCATCCCGCCGATATTTCTCTTTGCAGAGGAGGCTCATTTGTATATCCGCGAGACGTACTGGGAAGACCTCATCACGCGCATGAGGCACTTTGGCGTGTACACGACGTTTGTAACGAACCAGCCCGACGCTATAAACGACGGAATCTACAGGCAGGTGGACAACATTTTCCTGTTCAACTTTACGAACGACTCGGACCTTGACAAGATAGCCAAGGTATCCCTGGCAGACAGCGACACGATACGATCCATCGTGCGGACGCTGCCTCAGCGGCAGTGCCTTGCAATCGGCAAGGCGGTGTGCGACCTGCCGGTTGTAGTCAAGGTGGCTGCCGCAGAAGTGCTTGCCCTCGGCGAGACGAAAAGGTTCTTCAAGAAATAG
- a CDS encoding lamin tail domain-containing protein, with translation MATTSKSGLFVGLLLAGLVAVSGVGSMGLVVASVYAQSPTTTTSVVINEVELNPKGNDSKGEWVELYNPTSSAVSIGNFKVKTSFKPVTISIPAGTTIGAGNFYVLAISGEKLYNSAESISLIDGSGRVADKTPSLVDRNDDSQTWQRVPDGGSEWKFKEQTKGAFNSPAIKPASSSQASDGGSSSNNGGGQQQASASSSAKCSGRCVEGIGVTIADPDTLYIQVGKERYKVDLSLTKAPARSDKNYDKAVSYTRNLCFGSSVLVDQDDSKKVNGKNLVGEVYCSSHNLNQELLDSKLVQLDKKQCSTSEFSSKDWARRNGC, from the coding sequence ATGGCTACCACCAGTAAATCCGGCCTCTTTGTGGGGCTGTTGTTGGCTGGCCTTGTGGCTGTCAGCGGGGTTGGCAGCATGGGCCTTGTCGTTGCTAGCGTATACGCTCAGTCTCCTACTACTACTACAAGTGTCGTCATAAACGAGGTAGAGTTGAACCCCAAGGGCAACGACAGCAAGGGCGAATGGGTCGAGCTGTACAACCCTACCTCAAGTGCCGTTTCAATAGGCAATTTCAAGGTCAAGACCTCGTTCAAGCCAGTCACGATATCCATCCCGGCAGGGACTACGATAGGCGCCGGCAACTTCTACGTCCTTGCGATAAGCGGCGAAAAGCTCTACAACAGCGCCGAATCTATCTCCCTGATTGACGGATCTGGCCGGGTGGCAGACAAGACGCCCTCGCTCGTGGACCGAAACGACGACTCGCAAACGTGGCAGCGCGTGCCAGACGGCGGAAGTGAGTGGAAGTTCAAGGAACAAACAAAGGGCGCATTTAATTCTCCTGCAATCAAGCCTGCGTCCAGTTCTCAGGCATCGGACGGCGGCAGTAGCAGCAACAATGGTGGAGGACAGCAACAGGCAAGCGCTTCTTCAAGCGCCAAGTGTTCGGGCAGGTGCGTCGAAGGAATAGGCGTGACAATAGCCGACCCTGATACCCTGTACATCCAGGTGGGCAAGGAAAGGTACAAAGTCGACCTCTCGCTTACAAAGGCGCCTGCAAGGAGTGACAAGAACTACGACAAAGCCGTCTCGTACACGCGAAACCTGTGCTTTGGAAGTAGCGTGCTTGTAGATCAGGACGATTCAAAGAAGGTAAATGGCAAGAACCTCGTCGGAGAGGTCTACTGCTCTTCGCACAACCTCAACCAAGAGCTGCTAGACAGCAAGCTTGTGCAGCTAGACAAGAAGCAATGCAGTACGAGCGAGTTCTCAAGCAAGGACTGGGCCCGCCGGAACGGCTGCTAG
- a CDS encoding DEAD/DEAH box helicase encodes MQTIPDTIKAILGSLGYESLYPPQEKAMAAGILDGKNVLVTTPTASGKTLVAMMAIARTLQRSKKAVYLTPLRALASEKASDLKALEGIDLGLGRKAKVMVATGDYDSSGKELAFADVIVLTNEKMDTLFRHGVGWLGEVGLFVADEVHLIGDRERGPTLEMMLTRIRKLYSDAQIVALSATVSNADEISDWLSCTLVESCWRPTKLVEGVYEYGSVRMGDGRTFRVQTAGTSASVDLAIDALDNGGQALIFAETRKRASSLAAKAAEGVYKRLDKGARELAAKASAEILDKGDDAELTRTLAQLVGKGVAFHHAGLAPSSRKIVEESFKAGIVKLLTATPTLAAGVNLPARRVVVASILRYDAEYGGNVPISVMEYKQLCGRAGRPKYDTAGEAIIVAESTTATNGDEIYDHYVLGTPEPLRSQLAGDRAIRFHLLSTIASVPGMKKPEILEVFASTLFARQYRSATVQFKVESALEYLESEELVKARNERYIATEFGKRTSLLYIDPQTAVDFRDALNRAEKGRRKRTLGFLHLVTQSPDFYPKLSLRKKDPDEVSLLLQERRGELLYDISEYDCSRSFWALAEWMEEAGDRVLGDRMGVEPGDMHRMVETGEWLAYSLYEVAKLLGREDMLSDLYALRTRIRYGIKDELISLVALEGVGRVRARALYNAGLTDVPKVAKAPQAKLASIPKIGPAVAEKIKAQLARRQTQ; translated from the coding sequence ATGCAGACCATACCTGACACGATAAAGGCCATCCTTGGCAGCCTCGGTTACGAGTCATTGTACCCGCCGCAGGAAAAGGCGATGGCCGCAGGTATCCTTGATGGGAAAAACGTGCTTGTCACGACGCCGACGGCAAGCGGCAAGACGCTTGTCGCAATGATGGCGATAGCAAGAACCCTGCAGAGGAGCAAAAAGGCGGTGTACCTGACGCCTCTTCGGGCGCTTGCAAGCGAAAAGGCGTCAGACCTAAAGGCGCTTGAAGGCATTGATCTCGGCCTTGGCAGAAAGGCAAAGGTGATGGTGGCAACCGGCGACTATGACTCGTCCGGCAAAGAGCTTGCGTTTGCCGATGTTATAGTGCTTACAAATGAAAAGATGGACACGCTCTTTAGGCACGGAGTGGGGTGGCTTGGCGAGGTGGGGCTGTTTGTGGCCGACGAGGTCCACCTCATCGGAGACAGGGAGCGCGGGCCCACGCTTGAGATGATGCTTACAAGGATACGCAAGCTGTATTCAGATGCGCAAATAGTCGCGCTTTCCGCCACCGTGTCAAACGCCGATGAAATATCCGACTGGCTGTCGTGCACTCTTGTTGAAAGCTGCTGGCGTCCAACAAAGCTTGTAGAGGGCGTCTATGAGTATGGAAGCGTGCGAATGGGTGACGGCCGGACCTTCCGGGTGCAGACTGCCGGAACGTCCGCGTCGGTCGACCTTGCAATCGACGCGCTTGACAACGGCGGCCAGGCGCTGATATTTGCAGAAACGAGGAAGAGGGCATCGTCGCTTGCGGCAAAGGCTGCAGAGGGCGTGTACAAGCGCCTTGACAAGGGAGCCAGAGAGCTTGCCGCAAAGGCGTCGGCTGAGATCCTTGACAAGGGCGACGACGCCGAGCTCACGCGGACTCTGGCGCAGCTCGTGGGAAAAGGGGTCGCGTTCCACCACGCCGGCCTTGCGCCTTCCAGCCGCAAGATAGTTGAAGAGTCGTTCAAGGCAGGCATCGTGAAATTGTTGACTGCGACCCCGACGCTTGCGGCAGGCGTGAACCTGCCTGCGCGAAGAGTGGTGGTGGCAAGCATCCTGCGCTATGACGCCGAGTACGGGGGAAACGTGCCGATAAGCGTCATGGAGTACAAACAACTGTGCGGCAGGGCCGGCAGGCCCAAGTACGACACCGCCGGCGAGGCCATCATTGTCGCTGAATCAACAACAGCAACAAACGGAGACGAAATCTATGACCACTATGTACTTGGCACGCCCGAGCCCCTGCGGTCGCAGCTGGCCGGCGACAGGGCGATAAGGTTCCACCTCCTCTCGACAATAGCGTCGGTGCCGGGCATGAAAAAGCCAGAGATTCTGGAGGTGTTTGCAAGCACGCTCTTTGCCCGGCAATACAGAAGCGCCACGGTCCAGTTCAAGGTCGAGTCGGCGCTCGAATATTTAGAATCCGAAGAGCTTGTCAAGGCAAGAAACGAGCGCTACATAGCAACCGAGTTTGGCAAGCGCACGTCGCTTTTGTACATAGACCCGCAGACTGCAGTGGACTTTCGCGACGCTCTGAACAGGGCAGAAAAGGGGAGGCGCAAGCGCACGCTTGGCTTTTTGCACCTTGTCACGCAGAGCCCTGACTTTTACCCGAAACTCTCGCTTCGCAAAAAAGACCCTGACGAAGTTAGCCTGCTCTTGCAGGAAAGGCGCGGCGAACTGCTGTACGACATTAGCGAGTACGACTGCTCAAGGAGCTTTTGGGCGCTTGCCGAGTGGATGGAAGAAGCCGGCGACAGGGTGCTTGGAGACAGGATGGGGGTTGAGCCGGGGGACATGCACAGGATGGTCGAGACCGGCGAATGGCTTGCCTACTCGCTGTACGAGGTGGCCAAGCTTCTGGGGCGCGAGGATATGCTCTCTGATCTGTACGCGCTCCGGACGCGCATTCGCTACGGCATAAAGGACGAGCTCATCTCGCTTGTCGCCCTTGAAGGGGTGGGCCGCGTGCGCGCAAGGGCGCTTTACAACGCAGGCCTGACCGACGTGCCAAAGGTGGCCAAGGCTCCGCAGGCAAAACTGGCGTCCATACCAAAAATTGGACCGGCGGTAGCCGAAAAGATAAAAGCGCAGCTAGCAAGGAGACAAACGCAGTGA